Genomic segment of Agrobacterium larrymoorei:
TTCGTAGCGGGCGCCATCGGCCCCACCAACCGCACTGCCTCCATCTCGCCGGATGTGAACAATCCCGGCTACCGCGCCGTTTCGTTCGATGATCTTCGCGTGGCCTATGGCGAGCAGATCGATGGCCTGATCGATGGCGGTGCCGATATCATCCTCATCGAAACCATTTTCGATACGCTGAACGCCAAGGCCGCGATCTTTGCCTGCGAAGAGCGCTTTGCGGCCAAGGGCATTCATCTGCCGGTGATGATTTCGGGCACGATTACCGATCTTTCCGGTCGCACGCTCTCCGGCCAGACCCCGTCAGCCTTCTGGAACTCGGTGCGCCACGCCAACCCCTTCACAATCGGCCTGAACTGCGCGCTGGGCGCCAACGCCATGCGCCCGCATTTGCAGGAACTGTCCGACGTTGCGGATACTTTCATCTGCGCATACCCGAATGCGGGTCTGCCCAACGAATTCGGCCAGTATGATGAAACGCCGGATATGATGGCGGCGCAGGTTGCCGAGTTTGCGCGTGAAGGTCTGGTCAACGTCGTGGGCGGCTGCTGTGGCTCCACGCCGGAGCATATCCGCGCCATCGCCGAAGCCGTGAAGGGTTTCGAGCCGCGCAAGGTGCCGGAACACAAGTCCTTCATGTCTCTGTCTGGCCTAGAGCCCTTCGTGCTGACCAAGGATATTCCGTTCGTCAATGTGGGCGAGCGCACCAATGTCACCGGCTCTGCCAAGTTCCGCAAGCTGATCACGGCTGGTGATTACACGGCTGCTCTCGCCGTTGCCCGCGATCAGGTGGAAAACGGTGCGCAGATCATCGACATCAACATGGATGAGGGCCTGATCGACAGCCAGAAGGCCATGGTCGAATTCCTCAACCTCATCGCTGCCGAGCCGGATATCGCGCGCGTTCCGGTCATGATCGATAGTTCCAAATGGGAGATCATCGAGGCTGGCCTGAAATGCGTTCAGGGCAAGTCCGTGGTCAACTCCATCTCGCTGAAAGAGGGCGAGGAGAAGTTTCTGGAGCAGGCGCGTCTCGTGCGCCATTACGGTGCCGCCGTCGTCGTCATGGCCTTCGATGAGGTGGGGCAGGCCGACACTTATGAGCGCAAGGTGGAAATCTGCACCCGCGCCTACAAGCTTTTGACCGAGAAGGCAGGTCTTCTGCCGGAAGACATCATCTTCGACCCGAATATCTTCGCCGTCGCGACGGGTATCGAAGAGCACAATAATTACGGCGTGGACTTTATTCAGGCCACGAAGACGATCCGCGAAACCATGCCGCTGGTGCATATTTCCGGCGGCGTTTCCAACCTGTCCTTCTCTTTCCGCGGCAATGAGCCGGTGCGTGAGGCGATGCATGCCGTGTTCCTCTACCACGCCATTCAGGTCGGCATGGATATGGGCATCGTCAATGCCGGTCAGCTGGCGGTTTATGAGAGCATCGATCCCGAACTGCGCGAAGCCTGCGAAGACGTGGTGCTGAACCGTCGCGAAGATGGCACCGAGCGGCTGCTGGCTGTGGCGGAAAAATTCCGTGGCGGTCCAGGTCGGGAAGCAAAGGTGCAGGATCTGGCATGGCGTGAATGGTCTGTCGAAAAGCGGCTGGAACACGCGCTCGTCAACGGCATCACCGATTACATCGATGCCGATACGGAAGAGGCGCGGCAGCAGGCAGCACGTCCGCTGCACGTCATCGAAGGTCCGTTGATGGCGGGCATGAATGTGGTGGGGGATTTGTTCGGTTCGGGCAAGATGTTCCTGCCGCAGGTGGTGAAATCCGCCCGCGTGATGAAGCAGGCCGTGGCCGTTCTCTTGCCATACATGGAAGAAGAGAAGCGCCAGAATGGCGGCGATGAGCGCAAGGCTGCCGGCAAGGTGCTGATGGCGACCGTGAAGGGCGATGTGCACGATATCGGCAAGAACATCGTCGGCGTCGTGCTTGCCTGCAACAATTACGAAATCATCGACCTTGGCGTCATGGTGCCCACCACGAAGATTCTCGAGACGGCGATTGCCGAGAAGGTCGATGTCATCGGCCTTTCCGGCCTCATCACGCCGTCCTTGGATGAGATGGTGCATGTTGCTGCCGAAATGGAGCGCATGGGTCTCGACCTGCCGCTGCTGATTGGTGGCGCAACGACCAGCCGTGTTCATACGGCCGTAAAGATCAGCCCACGTTACGAAAAGGGTCAGGCGATCTATGTGACTGATGCTTCGCGTGCGGTCGGCGTCGTCTCCTCGCTGCTCTCTGCCGAACAGAAGCCCGCTTATGTCGATGGCATCCGCGCGGAATATGCCAAGGTGGCAGAAGCGCACGCCCGCAACGAGCGCGAAAAGCAGCGCCTGCCGCTGTCTCGCGCACGCGAAAACGCGCAGAAGGTGGATTGGGCGGGCTATCAGCCGGTCAAGCCGCAATTCATCGGCACAAAGACCTTCGAAACCTACGATCTTGAGGAACTGTCCCGTTACATCGACTGGACGCCGTTCTTCCAGACATGGGAGTTGAAGGGCCGTTACCCCGCCATTCTGGAAGATGAGAAGCAGGGCGAGGCTGCGCGTCAGCTCTATGCGGATGCGCAAGCCATGCTGAAGAAGATCATCGACGAGAAGTGGTTCCGCCCACGCGCCGTCATCGGCTTCTGGCCAGCGAACACGGTGGGAGACGATATCCGCCTGTTCACCGACGAGGGCCGGACGAAGGAGCTCGAGACCTTCTTCACGCTGCGCCAGCAGCTTTCCAAGCGTGATGGCCGCCCGAATGTGGCGTTGTCTGATTTCGTTGCACCGAAGGACAGCGGCGTTGCCGATTATGTCGGCGGCTTCGTGGTTACGGCGGGTATCGAGGAAGTGGCGATTGCGGAGCGCTTCGAGCGCGCCAATGACGATTACTCCTCCATTCTCGTCAAGGCTCTGGCAGACCGCTTCGCCGAAGCCTTTGCCGAGCGTATGCATGAGCGCGTGCGCAAGGAGTTCTGGGGTTATGCCACCGGGGAGAGCTTCAGCAATGAGGAACTGGTCGGCGAAGCTTACGCAGGCATCCGCCCGGCACCGGGCTATCCCGCCCAGCCTGACCACACGGAAAAAGAAACGCTTTTCCGCCTGCTGGACGCCACTAACCAGACCGGCGTGGAACTGACCGAAAGCTACGCCATGTGGCCCGGCTCCTCCGTCTCCGGCCTCTATATCGGCCACCCGGAAAGCTATTATTTCGGCGTCGCCAAGGTGGAGCGGGATCAGGTGCAGGATTACGCGCAGCGCAAGGGCATGGCTGTGGCAGAGGTTGAGCGTTGGCTTGGGCCGGTGCTGAATTATGTGCCGACGGATGCGGCGAAGGAAGTTGAGACGGCGGCTTGATGGGGTTTTAGCTGTAGCTGGTGGTATTCAATGCCTTCAGCGTCTAGGCGCTAAAGTTATTGCGCGCCAACATCCACTTCCGTCACCCCGCACTTGATGCGGGGTCCAGCCGACGCGCGTCTGCGCGTCGAAAAGAGTCTCTTGCGATCAACGACTTGATAGCGCATCAAGTGCCGGATGACGGTGCATGTGGCACCGCTCGCCGCCAATAGCCGACGTCCAGGCATTTAATCCGTTTACACGGCGTGCGCCAAGACGTGGAAGAGTGGAGCGCACGACGCTTCGTCTGCGCTCCACCAACCATCAATCAATACACCACGACACCGCGAATGCTTTCGCCCTTATGCATCAACTCAAATCCCTTGTTGATGTCTTCGAGCGGCATGGTGTGGGTGATCATCGGGTCGATCTGGATTTTGCCCTCCATGTACCAGTCAACGATCTTCGGAACATCCGTGCGACCGCGCGCGCCGCCGAAGGCGGTGCCCATCCAGTTGCGGCCAGTGACGAGCTGGAACGGGCGAGTGGAGATTTCCTGGCCGGCACCTGCAACGCCGATGATGACCGATTTGCCCCAGCCGCGATGCGAGGCTTCAAGTGCCTGACGCATGACCTTGGTGTTGCCGGTGCAATCGAAGGTGTAATCCGCGCCGCCGATCAGGTCGCCATTGCGCTTCGTCATGTTGACGAGATAGGGCACGATATCGTCGCCGACGTCTTTCGGATTGACGAAATGCGTCATGCCAAATTTTTCGCCCCAGGCCTTGCGTTCAGGGTTGATATCGACGCCGATGATCATGTCCGCACCGGCAAGACGCAGGCCCTGCAGCACGTTGAGACCGATGCCGCCGAGACCGAAGACGATGGCGGTCGAGCCGATTTCGACCTTGGCCGTATTGATGACCGCGCCGATGCCGGTCGTCACGCCGCAACCGATGTAGCAGACCTTGTCGAAAGGCGCGTCAGGGTTGATCTTGGCGAGCGCGATTTCCGGCAGAACCGTGTAATTGGCGAAGGTGGAGCAGCCCATATAGTGGTGAATCTTGTCCTTGCCGATGGAGAAACGGCTGGTGCCATCCGGCATCACGCCCTGACCCTGTGTGGCGCGGATCGAGGTGCAGAGATTGGTCTTGCGCGAGGTGCAGGAATAGCACTCGCGGCATTCCGGCGTGTAGAGCGGAATAACGTGATCGCCCTTCTTGACCGAGGTGACACCGGGGCCGACATCGACAACGATGCCTGCGCCCTCATGGCCGAGAATGGCTGGAAACAGGCCTTCCGGGTCAGCACCGGAGAGGGTGAAATCGTCCGTATGGCAAATGCCGGTCGCCTTGACCTCGATCAGCACTTCACCCGCACGCGGGCCGTCTAGCTGAACGGTCATAACTTCCAATGGCTTGCCTGCCTGAACGGCGACTGCGGCGCGAACGTCCATCGTCTCGTCTCCTTATGTATTTGCATTCGTAGATGCACGTTTTGCCCGACGTTCGGTTTGCGAACAAGTGCGGCTGCGGCAATTCCTCAAACTTCCGCGACTTCCGTCATTTTCACGCGCCGCGCGTTCAGGCGTTCCCGCCAGATGATGAAGAGGCCGGAAGCCACGATAATGGCGATGCCGAGCCATTTCGATGGTGTCGGAAAATCGGAAAACAGCACATAGCCCAGCACTGTCGCAGAGATGATCTCGAAATACTGGAACGGCGCCAGAAGTGAGACGGGTGCGAGCCGGAAGGCTTTCACCACGAGAAGATGCATATAGCCGGAGATGGAGCCGAGAAGAACCAGCAGCACCAGCCCGTGGGTCCAGCCCGGCAGTGACATCTCGAAATTAACATCACCAAGTCCGTTGCCGATCAAAAGCGCGCCACCCATGAACACCGTCCCGGCAATACCTGCCATGGTCTGCATCACCAGCGGGCTGTCGCCATCTCCGATCGCCCGGTTGAGAAACAGATAGAGCGTGAAGAGAAAGGCGCAGGCAACCGGCAGCAACGAGGTGAGGCCGAAGAGTTCGAAGCTCGGCTGGATGACGATCATGGCACCGATGAAGCCTACCGCAATGGCGCTCCAACGCATCCAGCCTACGCGCTCGCCCAGAAAAAGCGCGGACATGATGGTCAGCAGAAAAGGCTCGACGAAATAAATGGCGAAGACATCGGCCAGCGGCATATATTTGACGGCGGCAAAGAATGTCAGGCTCGCCGCCGCATGCAGCACGCCGCGCAGCAGGTTGAGCCATGGCCGCTTGGCATGGATCAGCGAGCGAGGGGAGATGAACAGCAAGAGGGGCAGGGTGCAGACAAGCTGAAAGAAGAAGCGATAGAAGGTCACCTGTCCGGGAGACATGCCCTCATGCGCCATATATTTCGCAATGGCATCCATCACCGGCAGCACAATCATGCACACCGCCATGATAAGCATTCCACGGACGGGTTGGCTGACGCTTTGCGGTTGGGACATCGGTGTTCCGGAATTTGAGAAGTTGGCGGGAATACCGGTCGAGATTATGAGATTCCGCGGGGGTGTAAAGTGCGTTTCTCGCATTGCCTTGTGGTTGTATGGAATGAATGACGAAATGAGCTATCGTCCAACTTCACGCCGCTTTTCAACCATTCACGCAATTTCCATGGTTTCTTTATTCTCAAGCGGCTATAGCGGGCGCGATGTATCGATAATATGGAGATATTCGTGGAACGCACCTGTCTTGCCGTAATTCTTGCCGCCGGTGAAAGCACGCGCATGAAATCGTCCATGTCCAAGGTGCTGCACCCGGTTGCCGGGCGGGCGATGATTGCGCATGTGATGCAGGCCGTTGCCGGTGCGGGCGTCAGTGCAGCGGCGCTGGTCGTGGGGCGCGATGCAGACAAGGTGGCGGATGCTGCGCGCGAGGCGGGTGTTTCGGTCGAGCCCTATCTTCAAAAAGAGCGTCTGGGCACCGGTAATGCCGTGCTGGCTGCACGCGAAGCAATCGAAAAGGGCTTCGATGACGTTCTGATCGCCTATGGCGACGTGCCGCTTCTGACCGCGGAGACGCTGAACAAGGCGCGGCAGGCCTTGGCGGAGAATGTGGATGTCGTTGTCATCGGTTTCCATACGGAAAATCCCACCGGCTATGGCCGCCTTCTGGTCGAAAACGGCGAGCTCGTCGCCATCCGCGAAGAAAAGGATGCGACCGAAGAAGAGCGCGAGGTTACCTGGTGCAATAGCGGGCTGATGGCGATCAATGGTCGTCGCGCGCTCGATCTTCTCACCCGCATCGGCAACAACAATGCCAAGGGCGAATATTACCTTACCGATATCGTTGAAATTGCCCGCTCGCAGGGCGGCAAGGCCGTGGCTGTCGATGCTCCCGAGGCCGAGATGAACGGCTGCAACAACCGCGCAGAACTCGCCTATATTGAAAAGCTCTGGCAGGAGCGCGCGCGCCACCAGTTCATGATCGATGGCGTGTCGATGATTGCGCCTGAAACCGTCTTCCTGTCATGGGATACCAGGATCGGTCAGGACGCGCTGATAGAGCCGAACGTCGTTATCGGTCCCGGGGTCACCATCGAATCGGGTGCCGTTATTCATGCGTTCTCGCATCTGGAAGGCGCGCATGTCAGCTCTGGCGCAACCGTCGGGCCATATGCGCGGCTGCGCCCCGGCGCCAATCTCGGTGCGAAATCGAAGGTCGGCAATTTCTGTGAGATCAAGAAAGCCGAAATCGGCGAGGGCGCCAAGGTCAACCATCTGACCTATATTGGCGATGCCTTCATCGGTGCCGGAAGCAACATCGGTGCGGGCACAATCACCTGCAATTACGATGGCATCAACAAGCATGAAACGCGGATTGGCAAGAACGCCTTCATCGGCTCCAATTCTGCGCTGGTTGCGCCCGTTTCCATTGGGGACGATGCCTATGTCGCCTCCGGCAGCGTCATTACCGATGATGTGCCTGCCGATGCTCTGGCCTTTGGCCGCGCGCGCCAGGAGGTAAAGGAAGGCCGCGCCAGCGCTCTGCGGGCGCGGGCACGGGCCATCAAGGATGCCAAGAAGAAATCCTCGTAACCTTCTGACATTCGTAACGAATAGACACTGAAAGTGACCGCCGTTGCGATTGCGGTTTTTGCGGAAATTGCTAGGACTTCCGCTATCGAAAAACACCGGATGAAAGCCTAACGGCCTGACCGGTGTTCTCAAAATATTTGGAGAATTGTATGTGCGGCATAGTCGGAATTGTTGGAACGCAGCCGGTTGCGGAGCGCCTTGTGGATGCGCTCAAGCGGCTGGAATATCGCGGATATGACTCTGCGGGCGTTGCGACGATCCATGATGGCGAGATGGCCCGTCGCCGTGCCGAGGGCAAGTTGTTCAACCTCGAGAAGAAGCTCTCCGAAGAGCCGCTTCCGGGGCTTACCGGCATTGCGCATACGCGCTGGGCAACGCATGGCGTGCCGAATGAAACCAATGCACATCCGCATTTCGTTGAAGGCGTTGCAGTCGTCCATAACGGCATCATCGAGAATTTTTCCGAGCTTCGCGATGAGCTGACGGCAGAAGGCGCAATATTCACCACGCAGACGGATACGGAAGTCGTGGCGCAGTTGTTGGCGAAGTTCACCCGCGAGGGGCTGTCCCATCGCGATGCGATGCTGAAGATGCTGAACCGTGTTACCGGCGCTTACGCGCTCGTCGTCATGTTTCAGGATGAGCCGGGCACGCTGCTTTCGGCCCGTTCCGGCCCGCCGCTCGCTGTCGGTCATGGACGCGGTGAAATGTTCCTCGGCTCGGACGCCATAGCACTTTCGCCCTTCACCAACGAAATCACCTATCTGGTGGATGGCGATTGCGCCATCATCACCGCTAAAGGTGCGGAAATCATCGACTTTGCTGGACAGCCGGTCCAGCGGCAGCGCCAGCTTTCGCAGGCGACGGCCTATGTGGTGGACAAGGGCAACCACCGCCACTTCATGGAAAAGGAAATCTACGAGCAGCCGGAAGTCATTTCGCATGCTTTGAGCCACTATGTGGACTTCGCCGAAAAGCGCGTGAAGGACGCCGATCCGGCCATTGATTTCGCCAAGCTCACCGGCCTTGCGATTTCTGCTTGCGGCACCGCCTATCTTTCCGGCCTGATCGGTAAATACTGGTTCGAGCGCTATGCGCGCCTGCCGGTGGAAATCGATGTGGCGTCGGAATTCCGCTATCGCGAAATGCCCCTTGTCCCCACTCAAGCCGCGCTCTTTATTTCGCAGTCCGGCGAGACGGCGGATACGCTGGCATCTCTGCGTTATTGCAAGGAAAACGGCCTCAAGATCGGCGCGGTCGTCAATGTGCGCGAGTCCACCATTGCGCGTGAATCGGATGCGATTTTCCCGATTCTCGCGGGTCCAGAAATCGGCGTTGCCTCCACCAAGGCCTTCACCTGCCAGCTGGCCGTGCTGGCATCGCTTGCCATTTCAGCCGGCAAGGCGCGTGGCACGTTGAGCGCTGAGGAAGAATCCGAACTCGTTCGCCATCTCACCGAGATGCCGCGCGTGATGAGTGAAGTTCTCAACGCCGTCCAGCCGCAGATCGAAACCCTGTCGCGTGATCTTTCCCGCTTCAAGGACGTGCTTTATCTCGGTCGCGGCACCTCGTTCCCGCTGGCGCTGGAAGGCGCGCTGAAGCTGAAGGAAATTTCCTATATTCATGCCGAAGGCTATGCCGCTGGTGAATTGAAGCACGGCCCGATCGCGTTGATCGACGAGCATATGCCCGTCATCGTCATTGCGCCGCACGACCGTTTCTTCGAAAAGACCGTGTCGAACATGCAGGAAGTCGCCGCACGCGGCGGCAAAATCATCTTCATCACCGATGCGAAGGGGGCCGCAGCCTCCAAGCTCGAAACCATGGCCACCATCATCCTGCCGACAGTCGACGAAATCATCGCACCGATGGTCTTCTCGTTGCCGATCCAGCTACTGGCATACCACACTGCCGTCTTCATGGGCACGGATGTAGACCAGCCGCGTAATTTGGCGAAGTCGGTGACTGTCGAGTGATTTTGCGTCGTCGGCGCCGCGATCCCGCAAAGATTGTCGGCAGCCCTTTCTGATGACGAATATTTCATAATATGACTATTGCCGGAGGGAACACCCTCCGGCATTGTCCGTTTTCGTCCCGTGTTTCATAAAAATTCTGCCAAGCGTTCAGCGAGTTGATGACCGATCACCCACTCAAAGTTTCCTTCGCGGCACGTCTGCGCAACAGCTTCCTGACCGGCATTCTCATTCTTGCACCGGTCACGATTACCATGTGGCTGGTCTGGACGTTTCTGCAATGGTCGGATAGCTGGGTAAAACCCTATATTCCCGCGCGTTACGATCCCGAGCAATATTTCGATGTCGCCATTCCCGGTTTTGGTCTTCTGATCGCGGTCATCGGCATCACGCTCATCGGCTTTCTCGGCAATAACCTCATCGGCAAATGGATCGTGCGTTCGGGTGAATCGATCCTCAACCGCATGCCGCTGGTGCGCCCCATCTATCGCAGCATCAAGCAGCTTTTCGAGTCTGTGCTGAAAGAGCATTCGAACTCCTTCAAACGCGTCGGCATGATAGAGTTCCCGGCACCCGGAACCTGGGCGATGGTTTTCGTTGCTTCCGAGGCAAAGGGCGAACTGGCCTTTCGCTTCAACGAATTGGGTCAGGAAATGGTCGCGGTCTTCCTGCCGCCGACACCGGTGCCGACGGCTGGTTTTCTGCTGTTTGTGCCAAAAGACAAGATCATCATGCTCGACATGTCGCCGGAAGATGCAGCCAAGCTGTTGATCTCAGGCGGTCTGGTCGCCCCGGATTTCGAGCCGCCGAAGGTGCCTGCGCCTATTTGATGGGGTGGCGAAGGTGCAACCCCACTTCCGTCATCCCGGACTTGATCCGGGATCCAGCCAGACCAAGTCCTTGGTCTGAAAGACTCTTTCGGCGCGCAGACGCGCATCTGCTGGACCCCGCATCAAGTGCGGGGTGACGGGTGGGGAGAACTGTTTTCGACCCAAACTACCCACTCAGTTTAAACCGGACAGTAGTGGGTCAAGCCCGAAAATGACGGCGGTGGGTTTGGCGATGGTGTCTAGACATATTCCATGCCGGTTTTTCGCCTGCGTCCAAAGCCTTGCAATGAAAGAAAGACGCCTCAGTTAGAGTTTTTCGACAATCCCAACCCTTCAAACTACCGCCCCTGAAGCACCGCCAGTTCCTCAATGCCCACATGGCTCTCCACCTCGCTTCCGCGCAGATGGAGGTAGACGCCGATGAAGAAGGCGAGGACGGCGATGAAGATCAGATACCAGGCATGCGCCATAGGGTTCACCGCAAGCCCAGTGCTGACCGCAATCGGCGTCAGACCGCCGAACACGGCGTATGACACGTTATAGGCAAATGACAAGCCTGAGAAACGAACCGAGGCGGGGAAAGCGCGGACCATGACGTAAGGCACCGCACCCGCCATGCCGACGGAAAGGCCCATGACCGCGTAGAGCGCAAACATTATGTTCAGCGAAGTTCCGGCATAGCTATAGAAGGTGAAGGTGGCGACGCCGAAGAAGATGCTGGCGCCCATGAAGAAGATGCCGCTACCGATGCGGTCGATCAATGCGCCCGCAATGATGACGCCGAAGATGAGGAACAGCGTGCCGAAGCTGGTTCCGGCAAGCGCCTGTGTCGGCGTGTAGCCATAGAGCTTCTGCAGGAAGGTTGCCGTCATCAGCGTCGTGACCACGATTGCGGCGGATAGCACCCATGTCAGCAGTGCCGAAACGATAACGCCGCGCATATGGTTCTTCAGCACGAGGCCGAGCGGCAGCTTGTCGGTCAGCGATTTCGACTTCTTCATTTCGTTGAAGACTGGTGTTTCTTCCAGCCAGCGGCGCAGATAGACCGCAATCAGGCCGAAGACACCGCCGAGCAGGAAGGGGATGCGCCATGCATAACCGGCCACATCTTCCGCAGAGAAGATGGAGTTGATGGCAAAGGCAATCAGCGAGCCGAGCATGATGCCGAGCGACAGGCCGGAAGTGAGGAAGCCGCAGGCAAGGCCGACATGGCGGAAGGGAACATGTTCGGACACGAAGGTCCATGCGCCCGGAACTTCACCGCCGATCGCCGCGCCCTGCAACATGCGCAGCACGATCAGCAGAATGGGTGCAGCAATGCCGATGGTCGCGTAAGTCGGCATCAACGCCATGCCGAGCGTGGACAATGCCATCAGCAGGATTGAAAATGCGAAGACGCGCTTGCGACCGTAACGGTCCCCATAATGCGCCAGCACGATGCCACCCAGCGGACGCACCAGATAACCGGCGGCGAAGATGCCGAAGGTCTGGATCATCACCAGCCAGTCCGGCATTTCCGGCGGGAAGAACAGATGCCCGATGACGGTGGCGAAAAACACGAAAATGATGAAGTCGTAAAACTCCAGCGCGCCGCCAAGCGCGGAAAGGCCAAGCGTTCTGTAATCCTGAGCGTTCAGCGCACGCGCTGTAACCGGGGTCGTGGTGGGAGACATGAGATGGCTTCTTCTTTTACATCGTTCTTCGTGCCATGCGGCAATGCCGCCTGCATTTCAAGTCTTTTATGGCGTCTACCGTCGTGTCCTCGGCTGT
This window contains:
- the metH gene encoding methionine synthase, yielding MLDNLFGPLGGKQDGAEILKALRQAAQERILILDGAMGTQIQGLGFDEDHFRGDRFIGCACHQKGNNDLLILTQPDAIEEIHYRYAMAGADILETNTFSSTRIAQADYEMEGAVYDLNREGAFVVRRAAQRAEREDGRRRFVAGAIGPTNRTASISPDVNNPGYRAVSFDDLRVAYGEQIDGLIDGGADIILIETIFDTLNAKAAIFACEERFAAKGIHLPVMISGTITDLSGRTLSGQTPSAFWNSVRHANPFTIGLNCALGANAMRPHLQELSDVADTFICAYPNAGLPNEFGQYDETPDMMAAQVAEFAREGLVNVVGGCCGSTPEHIRAIAEAVKGFEPRKVPEHKSFMSLSGLEPFVLTKDIPFVNVGERTNVTGSAKFRKLITAGDYTAALAVARDQVENGAQIIDINMDEGLIDSQKAMVEFLNLIAAEPDIARVPVMIDSSKWEIIEAGLKCVQGKSVVNSISLKEGEEKFLEQARLVRHYGAAVVVMAFDEVGQADTYERKVEICTRAYKLLTEKAGLLPEDIIFDPNIFAVATGIEEHNNYGVDFIQATKTIRETMPLVHISGGVSNLSFSFRGNEPVREAMHAVFLYHAIQVGMDMGIVNAGQLAVYESIDPELREACEDVVLNRREDGTERLLAVAEKFRGGPGREAKVQDLAWREWSVEKRLEHALVNGITDYIDADTEEARQQAARPLHVIEGPLMAGMNVVGDLFGSGKMFLPQVVKSARVMKQAVAVLLPYMEEEKRQNGGDERKAAGKVLMATVKGDVHDIGKNIVGVVLACNNYEIIDLGVMVPTTKILETAIAEKVDVIGLSGLITPSLDEMVHVAAEMERMGLDLPLLIGGATTSRVHTAVKISPRYEKGQAIYVTDASRAVGVVSSLLSAEQKPAYVDGIRAEYAKVAEAHARNEREKQRLPLSRARENAQKVDWAGYQPVKPQFIGTKTFETYDLEELSRYIDWTPFFQTWELKGRYPAILEDEKQGEAARQLYADAQAMLKKIIDEKWFRPRAVIGFWPANTVGDDIRLFTDEGRTKELETFFTLRQQLSKRDGRPNVALSDFVAPKDSGVADYVGGFVVTAGIEEVAIAERFERANDDYSSILVKALADRFAEAFAERMHERVRKEFWGYATGESFSNEELVGEAYAGIRPAPGYPAQPDHTEKETLFRLLDATNQTGVELTESYAMWPGSSVSGLYIGHPESYYFGVAKVERDQVQDYAQRKGMAVAEVERWLGPVLNYVPTDAAKEVETAA
- a CDS encoding S-(hydroxymethyl)glutathione dehydrogenase/class III alcohol dehydrogenase; the protein is MDVRAAVAVQAGKPLEVMTVQLDGPRAGEVLIEVKATGICHTDDFTLSGADPEGLFPAILGHEGAGIVVDVGPGVTSVKKGDHVIPLYTPECRECYSCTSRKTNLCTSIRATQGQGVMPDGTSRFSIGKDKIHHYMGCSTFANYTVLPEIALAKINPDAPFDKVCYIGCGVTTGIGAVINTAKVEIGSTAIVFGLGGIGLNVLQGLRLAGADMIIGVDINPERKAWGEKFGMTHFVNPKDVGDDIVPYLVNMTKRNGDLIGGADYTFDCTGNTKVMRQALEASHRGWGKSVIIGVAGAGQEISTRPFQLVTGRNWMGTAFGGARGRTDVPKIVDWYMEGKIQIDPMITHTMPLEDINKGFELMHKGESIRGVVVY
- a CDS encoding DMT family transporter; its protein translation is MSQPQSVSQPVRGMLIMAVCMIVLPVMDAIAKYMAHEGMSPGQVTFYRFFFQLVCTLPLLLFISPRSLIHAKRPWLNLLRGVLHAAASLTFFAAVKYMPLADVFAIYFVEPFLLTIMSALFLGERVGWMRWSAIAVGFIGAMIVIQPSFELFGLTSLLPVACAFLFTLYLFLNRAIGDGDSPLVMQTMAGIAGTVFMGGALLIGNGLGDVNFEMSLPGWTHGLVLLVLLGSISGYMHLLVVKAFRLAPVSLLAPFQYFEIISATVLGYVLFSDFPTPSKWLGIAIIVASGLFIIWRERLNARRVKMTEVAEV
- the glmU gene encoding bifunctional UDP-N-acetylglucosamine diphosphorylase/glucosamine-1-phosphate N-acetyltransferase GlmU, translated to MERTCLAVILAAGESTRMKSSMSKVLHPVAGRAMIAHVMQAVAGAGVSAAALVVGRDADKVADAAREAGVSVEPYLQKERLGTGNAVLAAREAIEKGFDDVLIAYGDVPLLTAETLNKARQALAENVDVVVIGFHTENPTGYGRLLVENGELVAIREEKDATEEEREVTWCNSGLMAINGRRALDLLTRIGNNNAKGEYYLTDIVEIARSQGGKAVAVDAPEAEMNGCNNRAELAYIEKLWQERARHQFMIDGVSMIAPETVFLSWDTRIGQDALIEPNVVIGPGVTIESGAVIHAFSHLEGAHVSSGATVGPYARLRPGANLGAKSKVGNFCEIKKAEIGEGAKVNHLTYIGDAFIGAGSNIGAGTITCNYDGINKHETRIGKNAFIGSNSALVAPVSIGDDAYVASGSVITDDVPADALAFGRARQEVKEGRASALRARARAIKDAKKKSS
- the glmS gene encoding glutamine--fructose-6-phosphate transaminase (isomerizing), with protein sequence MCGIVGIVGTQPVAERLVDALKRLEYRGYDSAGVATIHDGEMARRRAEGKLFNLEKKLSEEPLPGLTGIAHTRWATHGVPNETNAHPHFVEGVAVVHNGIIENFSELRDELTAEGAIFTTQTDTEVVAQLLAKFTREGLSHRDAMLKMLNRVTGAYALVVMFQDEPGTLLSARSGPPLAVGHGRGEMFLGSDAIALSPFTNEITYLVDGDCAIITAKGAEIIDFAGQPVQRQRQLSQATAYVVDKGNHRHFMEKEIYEQPEVISHALSHYVDFAEKRVKDADPAIDFAKLTGLAISACGTAYLSGLIGKYWFERYARLPVEIDVASEFRYREMPLVPTQAALFISQSGETADTLASLRYCKENGLKIGAVVNVRESTIARESDAIFPILAGPEIGVASTKAFTCQLAVLASLAISAGKARGTLSAEEESELVRHLTEMPRVMSEVLNAVQPQIETLSRDLSRFKDVLYLGRGTSFPLALEGALKLKEISYIHAEGYAAGELKHGPIALIDEHMPVIVIAPHDRFFEKTVSNMQEVAARGGKIIFITDAKGAAASKLETMATIILPTVDEIIAPMVFSLPIQLLAYHTAVFMGTDVDQPRNLAKSVTVE
- a CDS encoding DUF502 domain-containing protein, yielding MTDHPLKVSFAARLRNSFLTGILILAPVTITMWLVWTFLQWSDSWVKPYIPARYDPEQYFDVAIPGFGLLIAVIGITLIGFLGNNLIGKWIVRSGESILNRMPLVRPIYRSIKQLFESVLKEHSNSFKRVGMIEFPAPGTWAMVFVASEAKGELAFRFNELGQEMVAVFLPPTPVPTAGFLLFVPKDKIIMLDMSPEDAAKLLISGGLVAPDFEPPKVPAPI